The Synergistaceae bacterium genome includes a window with the following:
- a CDS encoding NAD(P)H-hydrate epimerase codes for MEFPELQKGSFGGQPIDAEPVTGGEMKALDRHAIEVMGMSSLVLMERAALAAVEALFEQEFDLRRVLCVCGAGNNGGDGFAAARLLRLRSVPVRALFVGSIEKMTEDTARQRTIAENYGVEIADNDLTLFTQGAAYTTIVDALFGIGGDRPLTGIYLDAVQQINRSRSEGLTKILSLDIPSGVSADTGAILGEAVRADVTVTFAFNKIGLTVEPGKTCAGKTVVRDIGIYRR; via the coding sequence ATGGAATTTCCGGAGTTGCAAAAAGGATCTTTCGGAGGACAGCCGATCGACGCGGAACCCGTGACAGGCGGGGAAATGAAGGCCCTTGACCGACACGCCATCGAGGTGATGGGGATGTCCTCTCTGGTGCTGATGGAACGGGCGGCTCTGGCGGCTGTGGAGGCGCTTTTCGAACAGGAGTTCGACCTGCGCCGTGTTCTCTGCGTGTGCGGCGCTGGCAACAACGGCGGCGACGGGTTCGCGGCGGCCCGACTGCTCCGGCTTCGGAGCGTACCTGTGCGGGCGCTGTTTGTCGGCTCCATCGAAAAAATGACCGAAGACACGGCCCGGCAGCGGACCATCGCAGAAAATTACGGGGTAGAAATCGCGGACAACGACCTGACGCTTTTCACGCAGGGGGCGGCATACACCACCATCGTCGACGCCCTTTTCGGCATCGGCGGGGATCGGCCTCTGACGGGAATTTATCTGGACGCGGTGCAGCAAATCAACCGCTCCCGCTCCGAGGGATTGACAAAAATTTTATCCCTGGACATCCCCTCCGGCGTCTCCGCCGACACCGGAGCTATTCTCGGCGAGGCCGTCCGGGCGGATGTCACCGTGACCTTCGCCTTCAATAAAATCGGTCTGACCGTCGAACCCGGCAAAACCTGCGCCGGAAAAACAGTCGTTCGGGACATCGGCATTTATCGGCGCTGA